A region of the Verrucomicrobiota bacterium genome:
GCCACGATGTTCTTGGCCACGTACCGCCCCATGTAGGCGGCGCTGCGATCCACTTTGCTCGGGTCCTTGCCCGAAAACGCCCCGCCACCGTGCCGTCCGAATCCGCCATAGCTATCGACAATGATCTTGCGCCCCGTCAAACCCGTGTCGCCCTGGGGACCGCCGGTCACAAAGCGTCCCGTCGGATTAATCAGGAACAGCGTGTCTTTGCGCAGCATCTCCTGGGGCAGCACCTTTTTGATCACCTCTTCGATGCAGAACTCCTCGATCACACGGTGTTTGACGCTGGCCGCGTGCTGCGTGGAAATGACCACGTTGGAAATGGAAACGGGCTGATCGTCTTCATACACCACCGAGACCTGGGATTTGGCGTCCGGACGCAGCCAAGGCGCGCGTTTTCCCTCCTTCCGGATCCGCGTCAACTCGCGCCCCAAGCGATGCGCAAACATGATCGGAGCCGGCATCAGCTCCGGGGTCTCGTCACTCGCATAACCGAACATCAACCCCTGGTCCCCAGCCCCCTGCTCGGCCTTTTTCTTGCCCTGGGCGGCGCGCGCGTCAACGCCTTGAGCGATGTCCGGCGATTGCTGGGTGACGATGACGTTCACGAACACCTTGTCGGCGTGGAAAACGTCGTCCTGGTTCACGTAGCCGATGCCGCGGATGGCCTCGCGCGTGATCTGGACATAATCCAAACGCGCCTGGGTTGTAATTTCGCCCCCAACGACCACGATGTTGGACTTGGCGTACGTTTCGCAGGCCACGCGGCTGAATTTGTCCTGGGCTAGGCAAGCGTCCAGCACGGCATCGGAGATAGTGTCACAGACCTTGTCGGGATGGCCTTCACCAACCGATTCCGAGGAAAAAATGTACTTTTTGCTCATCAGAAATGGGGGCCACACCATGCGGCCAACGTCATATTGACGTATCTGGATATGA
Encoded here:
- a CDS encoding methionine adenosyltransferase gives rise to the protein MSKKYIFSSESVGEGHPDKVCDTISDAVLDACLAQDKFSRVACETYAKSNIVVVGGEITTQARLDYVQITREAIRGIGYVNQDDVFHADKVFVNVIVTQQSPDIAQGVDARAAQGKKKAEQGAGDQGLMFGYASDETPELMPAPIMFAHRLGRELTRIRKEGKRAPWLRPDAKSQVSVVYEDDQPVSISNVVISTQHAASVKHRVIEEFCIEEVIKKVLPQEMLRKDTLFLINPTGRFVTGGPQGDTGLTGRKIIVDSYGGFGRHGGGAFSGKDPSKVDRSAAYMGRYVAKNIVAAGLARRAEIQFAYAIGYPDPVSVYVNTFGTAREGLTDEVITEAALQVFSFKPADLVRQLHLLRPIYSKTTNYGHFGKIDDLASITWERTDKVKALQKAVR